One window of the Janthinobacterium sp. PAMC25594 genome contains the following:
- the kdsA gene encoding 3-deoxy-8-phosphooctulonate synthase: MTSVKVHGIDVSNTGSFVLFGGINVLESRDLAMRACEEYVRVTQKLGIPYVFKASFDKANRSSIHSYRGPGLEEGMRIFQDVKAAFGVPVITDVHEPWQAQQVAEVVDVLQLPAFLARQTDLVVALAKTGKVINIKKPQFLSPGQMANIVEKFKEAGNDQLILCDRGTCLGYDNLVVDMLGFGVMKKTCDDLPIIFDVTHALQQRDPGGAASGGRRQQVADLARAGLAVGIAGLFLEAHPDPDNARCDGPSALPLDQLEPFLAQLKALDDLVKSFAPLNIR; the protein is encoded by the coding sequence ATGACCTCAGTGAAAGTCCATGGCATCGACGTCAGCAATACAGGCAGCTTCGTGCTGTTTGGCGGCATCAACGTGCTCGAATCGCGCGATCTTGCCATGCGCGCCTGCGAAGAATATGTGCGCGTGACGCAAAAACTGGGCATTCCCTATGTGTTCAAAGCCAGTTTCGACAAGGCCAACCGTTCATCGATCCACTCCTACCGTGGCCCGGGCCTGGAAGAAGGCATGCGCATCTTCCAGGATGTGAAGGCGGCGTTCGGCGTGCCCGTGATTACCGACGTGCATGAGCCATGGCAGGCGCAGCAGGTGGCCGAGGTGGTCGACGTGCTGCAGCTGCCCGCCTTCCTGGCGCGCCAGACGGACCTGGTCGTGGCCCTGGCGAAAACGGGTAAAGTCATCAACATCAAGAAGCCACAATTTTTGAGTCCTGGCCAGATGGCCAATATCGTCGAAAAATTCAAGGAAGCGGGCAACGATCAATTGATCCTGTGCGACCGTGGCACCTGTCTCGGCTACGACAACCTGGTGGTCGACATGCTGGGTTTTGGCGTCATGAAAAAAACATGTGACGACCTGCCCATCATCTTCGACGTCACGCACGCGCTGCAGCAGCGCGACCCCGGCGGCGCCGCTTCGGGCGGCCGCCGCCAGCAGGTGGCGGACCTGGCCCGCGCCGGCCTGGCCGTCGGCATCGCCGGCCTGTTCCTGGAAGCCCATCCTGACCCGGACAACGCCCGCTGCGACGGCCCCAGCGCCTTGCCGCTGGACCAGCTGGAACCATTCCTGGCGCAATTGAAGGCGCTCGACGACCTGGTGAAATCGTTCGCCCCGCTGAATATCAGGTAA
- a CDS encoding DUF6622 family protein has protein sequence MLQHIFSHTPLYVWAILGFLVYRGVLASRAREVTLRKLCIIPLVMLVLSLSGVYGSFGLAGSAPFAWVAGAVAGAALAWTLVDARKIVAIPERASVQRPGSWVPLILMMSIFCMKYAVAVTLSIVPAYAHATGFSVPVCLAYGGFSGIFLGGLLRTVAVYRQAHMTSGPQGAAV, from the coding sequence ATGTTGCAGCACATCTTCAGCCACACCCCCCTCTACGTCTGGGCCATCCTGGGCTTTCTCGTGTACCGGGGCGTGCTGGCCAGCCGCGCGCGCGAAGTGACTTTGCGCAAGCTGTGCATCATCCCCCTGGTCATGCTGGTCCTGTCGCTGAGCGGCGTGTACGGCAGCTTCGGCCTGGCCGGCAGCGCGCCATTCGCCTGGGTGGCGGGCGCCGTGGCCGGCGCGGCGCTGGCCTGGACGCTGGTCGATGCGCGCAAGATCGTCGCCATACCCGAGCGGGCCAGCGTGCAGCGCCCCGGCAGCTGGGTGCCGTTGATCCTGATGATGAGTATTTTTTGCATGAAATATGCGGTCGCCGTGACCCTGTCCATCGTGCCGGCCTATGCCCATGCGACCGGCTTCAGCGTGCCAGTCTGCCTCGCCTACGGTGGCTTCAGCGGCATCTTCCTCGGGGGCTTGCTGCGCACCGTGGCCGTGTACCGCCAGGCGCATATGACAAGCGGCCCGCAAGGGGCCGCCGTGTAA
- the argA gene encoding amino-acid N-acetyltransferase produces the protein MENPTQFVQWLRSVAPYIHAFRGKTFVVAFPGELVSAGALQVLAHDLSLLHALDINVTVVYGSRPQVAEQLALRNVEGRFHNGVRITDIAALECAKEAAGELRLDIEAAFSQGLPNTPMSHAAIRIISGNFITARPLGVIDGVDLELTGITRKVDAETIHSILGSDGLVLLSPLGFSPTGEAFNLTMEDVACSAAIALHADKLIFITETPMMEDATGVEIRELSSHQAEAVLMAGFLPDATAFYLKHCVKACHNGVERSHIVPFSMDGSALLELFTHDGVGTMISHENLESLRQATIEDVGGIIKLIEPLEADGTLVKRGRELIEREIDYFSVIEHDGVIFGCAALYPFPAQKMAEMACLTVNPEVQAQGDGERILKHMENRARAAGLNKLFVLTTRTSHWFKKRGFVPATVDDLPKDRQHMYNWQRKSQVLIKTL, from the coding sequence ATGGAAAACCCTACCCAATTCGTCCAATGGCTGCGCTCAGTCGCACCCTACATCCACGCCTTTCGCGGCAAGACCTTCGTGGTCGCCTTCCCCGGTGAACTCGTCAGCGCCGGGGCGCTGCAGGTGCTGGCCCATGATTTGTCCCTGCTGCATGCGCTGGACATCAATGTCACCGTTGTCTACGGCTCGCGGCCGCAAGTGGCGGAACAACTGGCCTTGCGTAACGTCGAAGGCCGCTTCCACAACGGCGTGCGCATCACGGATATCGCCGCGCTGGAATGCGCGAAGGAAGCCGCCGGCGAGCTGCGCCTCGATATCGAGGCCGCGTTCAGCCAGGGCTTGCCGAACACCCCCATGTCGCATGCGGCCATCCGTATCATTTCAGGCAACTTCATCACGGCGCGCCCGCTGGGCGTGATCGATGGCGTGGACCTGGAACTGACGGGCATCACGCGCAAGGTCGACGCCGAAACCATCCATTCCATCCTCGGTTCGGACGGCCTGGTGCTGCTGTCGCCGCTGGGCTTCTCGCCGACCGGCGAAGCGTTCAATCTGACCATGGAAGACGTGGCGTGCAGCGCCGCCATCGCCCTGCACGCCGATAAGCTCATTTTCATCACGGAAACGCCGATGATGGAAGACGCCACGGGCGTGGAAATCCGCGAACTGTCGTCGCACCAGGCCGAAGCCGTGCTGATGGCCGGTTTCTTGCCCGACGCCACGGCGTTCTACCTGAAACATTGCGTCAAGGCCTGCCACAACGGCGTCGAGCGCTCGCACATCGTGCCGTTCTCGATGGACGGTTCCGCCTTGCTGGAATTGTTTACCCATGATGGCGTGGGCACCATGATCAGCCATGAAAACCTGGAAAGCCTGCGCCAGGCCACCATCGAAGACGTGGGCGGCATCATCAAACTGATCGAACCGCTGGAAGCGGACGGCACTTTGGTGAAGCGGGGCCGCGAGCTGATCGAGCGCGAAATCGATTATTTCTCCGTCATCGAGCATGATGGCGTGATCTTCGGCTGCGCCGCCCTGTACCCGTTCCCCGCGCAAAAGATGGCGGAAATGGCCTGCTTGACGGTCAACCCGGAAGTGCAAGCCCAGGGCGACGGCGAACGCATCCTGAAACACATGGAAAACCGCGCGCGCGCCGCCGGCCTGAACAAGCTGTTCGTGCTGACCACGCGCACCTCGCACTGGTTCAAGAAACGCGGTTTCGTGCCCGCCACCGTCGACGATTTGCCGAAGGACCGCCAGCATATGTATAACTGGCAGCGCAAATCCCAAGTATTAATTAAAACCCTGTAA
- a CDS encoding oxidative damage protection protein, producing MARTIHCIKLNKEAEGLDFPPYPGELGKKIYESVSKEAWAAWLKHQTMLVNENRLNLADARARKYLATQMEKHFFGDGADAAMGYVPPTE from the coding sequence ATGGCCCGCACGATCCACTGCATCAAACTCAACAAGGAAGCCGAAGGACTGGATTTCCCACCGTACCCGGGCGAACTGGGCAAGAAGATTTACGAATCGGTATCGAAAGAAGCGTGGGCCGCCTGGCTCAAGCACCAGACCATGCTGGTCAATGAAAACCGTTTGAACCTGGCCGACGCGCGCGCCCGCAAATACCTGGCCACGCAAATGGAAAAGCATTTCTTCGGCGATGGCGCCGATGCGGCCATGGGTTACGTGCCCCCTACCGAGTAA